In Kitasatospora viridis, one DNA window encodes the following:
- a CDS encoding GNAT family N-acetyltransferase produces MRKRAISILGGRAGNAGSGTLALAEAVGAELARRGYGVVSGGDGGVAEAANRGCRAAGGETLALLKWNRLDDCGPEITWSLPTSLDLARSNVLNWAGDGAIAFEGRYGTLGEIALALDTARPLIVLGEQPFLDPRALDAPNCRAFPDPQPGDAAEIVDALEALIAAVTPPPVRPGAALFHSDLAAERGVGLRRAVPEDLALFRQAFTDPAVQEWWDLPATDEALARFQHERCLVITEAGRPVGFLEYRADTAPGADHLELDLVVAAPQDRGRGIGSAALTRFAAAAFAAGHHRITAMSGPSDTRATRCFERSGFRRVGVLRSYRHHQDALLFELVADDLTVSQVDDASAQRRSPERLALDLAVRREVFGDAASIQVPDQDVAAWREFAEFLRCGRPIEVTGGAQWPAYPKPDKGPALWYSAGVESTYVKAVLEEQGIKPTLLDIADFDLFKGPDRRIGQVHFLCASIAASLGYGPIYLGMERADLMLGASEFMRGYTERHPYFADWWSRYQPEHQVITLVGGMHKEEIISWLHERGIGVTGTCDNAIPGRAWCGDCYKCFEAFYTAKPVGIDLGIPLTRAAFDRYHVEYRRFVDSEFTDNYNNAYQHYVRLQITYGPIFDPDVDCQDDAS; encoded by the coding sequence ATGAGGAAGCGCGCGATATCGATCCTGGGAGGCCGGGCCGGCAACGCCGGATCCGGGACCCTGGCCCTGGCCGAGGCGGTCGGCGCCGAACTCGCCCGGCGCGGCTACGGCGTGGTCTCCGGCGGCGACGGCGGAGTCGCCGAGGCGGCCAACCGCGGCTGCCGGGCGGCCGGCGGCGAGACCCTCGCCCTGCTGAAGTGGAACCGGCTCGACGACTGCGGGCCGGAGATCACCTGGTCGCTGCCGACCTCGCTGGACCTGGCCCGCAGCAACGTGCTGAACTGGGCCGGCGACGGCGCCATCGCCTTCGAGGGCCGCTACGGGACGCTGGGCGAGATCGCCCTCGCGCTCGACACCGCACGGCCGTTGATCGTGCTCGGCGAGCAGCCCTTCCTGGACCCGCGGGCGCTGGACGCGCCGAACTGCCGGGCCTTCCCGGACCCGCAGCCCGGGGACGCGGCCGAGATCGTCGACGCGCTCGAAGCCCTGATCGCCGCGGTCACGCCGCCGCCGGTGCGGCCCGGCGCCGCGCTGTTCCACTCCGACCTCGCCGCGGAGCGGGGCGTGGGGCTGCGGCGGGCGGTGCCGGAGGACCTCGCGCTGTTCCGGCAGGCCTTCACCGACCCCGCGGTGCAGGAGTGGTGGGACCTGCCCGCCACCGACGAGGCGCTGGCCCGCTTCCAGCACGAGCGCTGCCTGGTGATCACCGAGGCCGGGCGGCCGGTGGGCTTCCTGGAGTACCGGGCGGACACCGCCCCGGGCGCCGACCACCTCGAACTCGACCTGGTCGTCGCCGCGCCGCAGGACCGGGGCCGGGGCATCGGGTCGGCCGCGCTGACCCGCTTCGCCGCCGCGGCCTTCGCGGCCGGGCACCACCGGATCACCGCCATGTCCGGGCCGTCGGACACGCGGGCCACGCGCTGCTTCGAGCGGTCCGGCTTCCGCCGGGTCGGCGTGCTGCGCTCCTACCGCCACCACCAGGACGCGCTCCTCTTCGAGCTGGTGGCCGATGACCTGACGGTCAGTCAGGTCGACGACGCGTCAGCGCAGCGGAGGTCACCCGAGCGGCTGGCGCTCGACCTGGCCGTGCGCCGCGAGGTGTTCGGTGACGCCGCGTCGATCCAGGTGCCCGACCAGGACGTCGCCGCCTGGCGCGAGTTCGCCGAGTTCCTGCGCTGCGGCCGTCCGATCGAGGTGACCGGCGGCGCGCAGTGGCCGGCCTACCCGAAGCCGGACAAGGGCCCGGCGCTCTGGTACTCCGCCGGCGTGGAGTCCACCTACGTCAAGGCCGTCCTGGAGGAGCAGGGCATCAAGCCCACCCTGCTGGACATCGCGGACTTCGACCTCTTCAAGGGGCCGGACCGCAGGATCGGCCAGGTCCACTTCCTGTGTGCCTCCATCGCGGCCTCGCTCGGCTACGGGCCGATCTACCTCGGCATGGAGCGCGCCGACCTGATGCTGGGCGCCAGCGAGTTCATGCGCGGCTACACCGAGCGGCACCCGTACTTCGCCGACTGGTGGAGCCGGTACCAGCCGGAGCACCAAGTGATCACGCTGGTCGGCGGGATGCACAAGGAGGAGATCATCTCCTGGCTGCACGAGCGCGGGATCGGGGTGACCGGCACCTGTGACAACGCGATCCCCGGCCGGGCCTGGTGCGGTGACTGCTACAAGTGCTTCGAGGCCTTCTACACGGCCAAGCCCGTCGGCATCGACCTGGGCATCCCGCTGACCCGCGCCGCGTTCGACCGCTACCACGTGGAGTACCGGCGGTTCGTCGACTCGGAGTTCACCGACAACTACAACAACGCCTACCAGCACTACGTGCGCCTGCAGATCACCTACGGTCCGATCTTCGACCCGGACGTGGACTGCCAGGACGACGCGTCGTGA
- a CDS encoding glycosyltransferase family 9 protein, with product MLTAHRKALLFMNGGLGNGIILGPVLADLERALPDLEYHSPANAMLEADWVRSALGIRGPSSQLPTLWRRFLPADRPAVLEHCREHGVTLIVNLRKEAAERDDDYFAFKEWAAAHGIECWDLHELEGEQLLLPIAAQAAAVLERHGVPTGGTGPAWLRARYAPRAGVTGICVGASVEVKRWPTERWSALIERLAERGERLEVCAGPDPTERAIARELADRHPDAVHVRLLNSTTDLRDWIATLARVVTNDTLAVHLAAALGCPAVALYLATESRIWSPLAEHGFVPVQSRGGRYCVLMKLDGTCTRFYESCAAPCRTTPGPADVLAALDRLADPDRAPGESEPADAFIGPRPHDAPPSPTPTEKEALNR from the coding sequence GTGCTGACCGCTCACCGCAAGGCCCTGCTGTTCATGAACGGCGGCCTGGGCAACGGAATCATCCTCGGCCCGGTGCTCGCCGACCTCGAACGGGCCCTGCCCGACCTGGAGTACCACTCCCCCGCCAACGCCATGCTGGAGGCCGACTGGGTGCGCTCCGCCCTGGGGATCCGTGGCCCGAGCAGCCAACTGCCCACGCTGTGGCGCAGGTTCCTGCCCGCCGACCGGCCGGCGGTGCTGGAGCACTGCCGGGAGCACGGGGTCACGCTGATCGTCAACCTCCGCAAGGAGGCCGCCGAGCGCGACGATGACTACTTCGCGTTCAAGGAGTGGGCCGCCGCGCACGGCATCGAGTGCTGGGACCTGCACGAACTCGAAGGCGAGCAGCTGCTGTTGCCGATCGCCGCCCAGGCGGCCGCGGTGCTGGAGCGCCACGGCGTGCCGACCGGCGGCACCGGGCCGGCCTGGCTGCGGGCGCGGTACGCGCCGCGGGCGGGCGTGACCGGCATCTGCGTGGGGGCCAGCGTCGAGGTGAAGCGCTGGCCCACCGAGCGGTGGTCGGCCCTGATCGAGCGGTTGGCCGAGCGCGGCGAGCGGCTGGAGGTCTGCGCCGGCCCGGACCCGACGGAGCGGGCCATCGCGCGGGAACTGGCGGACCGTCACCCCGATGCCGTACACGTGCGGTTGCTGAACAGCACCACCGATCTGCGCGACTGGATCGCCACGCTGGCGCGGGTCGTCACCAACGACACGCTGGCCGTCCACCTGGCCGCGGCGCTCGGCTGCCCGGCGGTGGCGCTCTACCTGGCCACCGAGTCACGCATCTGGTCGCCGCTGGCCGAGCACGGATTCGTGCCGGTGCAGAGCCGGGGCGGGCGCTACTGCGTCCTGATGAAGCTCGACGGCACCTGCACCAGGTTCTACGAGTCCTGCGCCGCGCCCTGCCGCACCACCCCGGGCCCGGCCGACGTGCTGGCCGCCCTGGACCGGCTCGCCGATCCGGACCGGGCGCCCGGGGAGTCCGAGCCCGCCGACGCGTTCATCGGCCCCCGGCCGCACGACGCACCGCCATCGCCCACCCCGACCGAGAAAGAGGCCTTGAACCGATGA
- a CDS encoding VOC family protein: protein MGTVAMKFDHVRLDVCDIERSAEYYTAALGLREVVRYTVDQRVILQVAPEGLPPGIELWQEAGLTPVPHRTQHAAFSVSDVPRLVEHVRSLGYPITEEPYRIGEETVAFLTDPDGHLIELNDFRGRGIAEAGSGLPARTEHDG from the coding sequence ATGGGAACCGTCGCGATGAAGTTCGACCACGTCCGGCTGGACGTTTGTGACATCGAACGATCCGCGGAGTACTACACCGCCGCCCTGGGGCTGCGCGAAGTGGTCCGCTACACGGTCGACCAGCGGGTGATCCTGCAGGTGGCCCCGGAGGGGCTGCCGCCCGGCATCGAGCTGTGGCAGGAGGCCGGCCTCACGCCGGTCCCGCACCGCACCCAGCACGCGGCCTTCTCGGTCAGCGACGTGCCCCGACTCGTCGAGCACGTGCGGTCGCTGGGGTACCCGATCACCGAGGAGCCGTACCGGATCGGCGAGGAGACGGTCGCCTTCCTCACCGACCCGGACGGCCACCTGATCGAGCTCAACGACTTCCGCGGCCGCGGGATCGCCGAGGCCGGGAGCGGGCTGCCCGCGCGGACCGAGCACGACGGCTGA
- a CDS encoding LuxR C-terminal-related transcriptional regulator has translation MYGWVLERGYVDPEAMLAELDLSRDQLAETVSTLTEMRLLRPLPDGTNVVACRPDVAAAEIVGPLEDHIQRVQRAANQTRSQFDPLMSMYLATESRKRREKDEIDVLPDRASVNALLDEAANSCTSEVITMQPGGGRPREQLQRAFRRDEALLERGVKFRTLYQHSARFDAATRDYVGKAAKAGAQIRTVRELNSKMIIFDREMAFIPAAGSERGAVVVREPAVVAFLCGIFDESWGHGMEFVGELRSQSEERALANSVKSSILRLLVQGVRDDTIARRMGISVRTCRRHIAEIMEQAGAESRFQAGYLVAGRQLLDAQD, from the coding sequence GTGTACGGGTGGGTACTGGAGCGCGGATACGTCGATCCGGAAGCCATGCTCGCCGAACTGGACCTGAGCCGGGACCAGCTGGCCGAAACGGTGAGCACCCTCACCGAGATGCGGCTGCTGCGCCCGCTGCCGGACGGCACCAACGTGGTCGCCTGCCGGCCGGACGTGGCCGCCGCGGAGATCGTCGGACCACTGGAGGACCACATCCAGCGGGTCCAGCGGGCGGCCAACCAGACCCGGAGCCAGTTCGATCCCCTGATGTCGATGTACCTCGCCACGGAGAGCCGCAAGCGCCGCGAGAAGGACGAGATCGACGTCCTCCCCGACCGCGCCAGCGTGAACGCCCTGCTCGACGAGGCCGCCAATTCCTGCACCAGCGAGGTCATCACGATGCAGCCGGGCGGCGGACGGCCGCGCGAACAGTTGCAGCGCGCGTTCCGGCGGGACGAGGCGCTCCTCGAACGCGGCGTCAAGTTCCGCACGCTCTACCAGCATTCCGCCCGTTTCGACGCCGCGACCCGGGACTACGTCGGAAAGGCGGCCAAGGCCGGCGCGCAGATCAGGACGGTCCGCGAGCTGAACAGCAAGATGATCATCTTCGACCGGGAGATGGCCTTCATTCCTGCGGCCGGCTCCGAGCGCGGCGCGGTGGTGGTGCGCGAACCCGCCGTGGTGGCCTTCCTGTGCGGCATCTTCGACGAATCCTGGGGCCACGGAATGGAGTTCGTCGGCGAGCTGCGGTCGCAGAGCGAGGAACGTGCGCTGGCGAACTCCGTGAAGAGCAGCATCCTGCGACTGCTCGTCCAAGGCGTGCGCGACGACACGATCGCCCGGCGGATGGGCATCTCGGTGCGCACCTGTCGGCGCCACATCGCCGAAATCATGGAACAGGCCGGCGCGGAGAGCCGCTTCCAGGCCGGTTACCTGGTGGCGGGCCGTCAACTCCTGGACGCCCAGGACTGA
- a CDS encoding GMC oxidoreductase: MTAATPGNPPGRQAGAADVIVVGAGLAGLEVARRLAAAGGAGRILVVEAGPDAGREHYRWADEPARADARWLDPAADPHLWQPYRRTDAGYGGIAGLRRRLGGRSLYWGGVALPIEPWALAGSWPDSVVADLTGSWRGGPPLYESVAAQLRQWAGSPAGAAQPSHPLVGREFAEAPKAVRQADQGGRWRAYSPLDDWPDSVELACDSHAVAVQVEAGRVTGLLVERAGERQLLGAGRVVLAAGTVESSRLVLQALHQVDGSAPVELPGLADKVAQGFMAAFDPAQAPPSVKAFAESGRLFVSRADAELRSSVFLRCYLNEHGLLIVDCYCMGEQLPGRAGRVWCEPGAQLPWPTSVAGGLSPADEQLVLAQRRELRRIHRELCLEAGTGGAEPAFESAFGSPDLAERLGAGAAMTTAGSTATYSFPIGSEQHESGTLPLGGALLDEHARVRAVAGLSVAGPATFPRSGAANPALTILALAARLAADLAEELADGAPDGSTGRGPGTC, from the coding sequence GTGACAGCCGCAACACCCGGGAATCCGCCCGGTCGGCAGGCCGGGGCCGCCGACGTGATCGTGGTCGGCGCCGGACTCGCCGGACTTGAGGTCGCCCGGCGGCTGGCAGCGGCCGGCGGGGCCGGCCGGATCCTGGTGGTCGAGGCGGGCCCGGACGCCGGGCGCGAGCACTACCGGTGGGCCGACGAGCCCGCCCGGGCCGACGCCCGATGGCTCGACCCCGCGGCCGATCCGCACCTCTGGCAGCCCTACCGGCGCACCGACGCCGGGTACGGCGGGATCGCCGGCCTGCGCCGGCGGCTCGGCGGGCGCTCGCTCTACTGGGGCGGCGTGGCCCTGCCGATCGAGCCCTGGGCGCTGGCCGGGTCCTGGCCCGACTCGGTGGTGGCCGACCTGACCGGGTCCTGGCGCGGCGGACCGCCGCTGTACGAGTCGGTGGCGGCGCAGCTGCGCCAGTGGGCGGGCAGCCCGGCAGGTGCCGCGCAGCCGTCCCACCCGCTGGTCGGGCGGGAGTTCGCCGAGGCGCCCAAGGCGGTGCGCCAGGCGGACCAGGGTGGTCGCTGGCGGGCGTACTCGCCCCTGGACGACTGGCCCGACTCGGTCGAACTCGCCTGCGACAGCCACGCCGTGGCCGTCCAGGTCGAGGCGGGCCGGGTCACCGGGCTGCTGGTGGAGCGGGCCGGCGAGCGCCAACTGCTCGGCGCCGGGCGGGTCGTGCTCGCGGCGGGGACGGTCGAGAGCAGCCGGCTGGTGCTCCAGGCCCTGCACCAGGTGGACGGGTCGGCGCCGGTGGAGCTGCCCGGACTGGCGGACAAGGTGGCGCAGGGCTTCATGGCGGCCTTCGACCCCGCCCAGGCACCGCCCTCGGTCAAGGCCTTCGCCGAGTCCGGCCGGCTCTTCGTCTCCCGGGCCGATGCCGAGCTGCGATCGAGCGTCTTCCTGCGCTGCTACCTCAACGAGCACGGGCTGCTGATCGTCGACTGCTACTGCATGGGCGAGCAACTGCCCGGCCGGGCCGGGCGGGTGTGGTGCGAGCCCGGGGCGCAGCTGCCCTGGCCGACCTCCGTGGCCGGCGGCCTGAGCCCGGCGGACGAGCAACTCGTTCTCGCCCAGCGGCGCGAACTGCGGCGGATCCACCGGGAGCTGTGCCTGGAGGCCGGCACCGGCGGCGCCGAGCCGGCCTTCGAGAGCGCCTTCGGCTCACCGGACCTGGCCGAGCGGCTCGGCGCCGGAGCGGCGATGACCACAGCGGGGAGCACCGCGACCTACTCGTTCCCGATCGGCTCGGAACAGCACGAGTCCGGGACGCTGCCGCTCGGCGGCGCGCTGCTGGACGAGCACGCGCGGGTCCGGGCCGTGGCCGGGCTGTCCGTGGCCGGCCCCGCCACCTTCCCGCGCAGCGGCGCGGCGAACCCGGCGCTGACCATCCTCGCGCTCGCCGCACGCCTCGCCGCCGACCTGGCTGAGGAGTTGGCCGATGGGGCACCCGACGGGTCGACCGGACGGGGGCCCGGCACGTGCTGA
- a CDS encoding acyl carrier protein, translating into MTAPMSSGPTLQEFTALCADILGVPELAPESNFFDEGGDSISAARLAVELDERWELQIDMFEIFTAANIHELHSGMSEALSVE; encoded by the coding sequence GTGACCGCGCCAATGTCGAGCGGACCGACGCTGCAGGAGTTCACCGCGCTCTGTGCCGACATCCTGGGAGTGCCGGAGCTGGCCCCCGAGTCGAACTTCTTCGACGAGGGCGGCGACTCGATCAGCGCCGCCCGCCTGGCGGTCGAGCTCGACGAGCGCTGGGAGCTGCAGATCGACATGTTCGAGATCTTCACCGCCGCGAACATCCACGAGCTGCACAGCGGGATGAGCGAGGCCCTGAGTGTCGAATAG
- a CDS encoding GNAT family N-acetyltransferase — protein sequence MSCPTGDGPSPTAGLRVLRGPEVPAELAAPRPRAPTPFQSAGWCRAWVTEAAAAEGAVPLLVRAGTTDGQTVRVGLQLHAEEAGPVLRPLSWPWADYHEAWTEGPAPHAEPAGAAQALAEALDEVQRSEGASLDLPDVVAGGLLHRAGLLLGARESPASPVVSIDLTDPERVAAVVERKETVRKRRLLARQGEVSLVHWRDPEQLRARLPSFFAMHAEQWRDRPDAVAPFDGGVVDRTFAGVAEQPDSGAVLTELRLDGAPVAAYYGFLHRDRYWAYRTAFDQSFRRLSPGHQLVAAMVEDFLAAGVRVFDLMRGDYPYKLDYASKVVNNVRLERGRG from the coding sequence TTGTCCTGTCCAACCGGCGACGGTCCGTCGCCCACCGCCGGGCTGCGGGTGCTGCGCGGGCCCGAGGTGCCGGCGGAGCTCGCCGCACCGCGACCGCGGGCGCCGACGCCCTTCCAGAGCGCCGGCTGGTGCCGGGCCTGGGTGACGGAGGCGGCCGCCGCCGAGGGGGCCGTTCCGCTCCTGGTGCGCGCGGGGACCACCGACGGCCAGACGGTCCGCGTCGGGCTGCAACTGCACGCCGAGGAGGCGGGGCCGGTGCTGCGCCCGCTCTCCTGGCCGTGGGCGGACTACCACGAGGCCTGGACCGAGGGCCCGGCCCCGCACGCCGAGCCGGCCGGCGCCGCACAGGCCCTGGCCGAGGCGCTCGACGAGGTCCAGCGGAGCGAGGGCGCGAGCCTGGACCTGCCGGACGTGGTGGCCGGCGGCCTGCTGCACCGGGCGGGCCTGCTGCTGGGCGCCCGGGAGAGCCCGGCGAGCCCCGTGGTGTCGATCGACCTGACCGACCCCGAGCGGGTCGCCGCCGTGGTGGAGCGCAAGGAGACGGTCCGCAAGCGCCGGCTGCTCGCCCGGCAGGGCGAGGTGAGCCTGGTGCACTGGCGCGACCCCGAACAACTGCGCGCCAGGCTGCCGTCCTTCTTCGCGATGCACGCCGAGCAGTGGCGGGACCGGCCGGACGCGGTGGCGCCGTTCGACGGCGGGGTGGTGGACCGGACCTTCGCCGGTGTGGCCGAGCAGCCGGACAGCGGTGCGGTGCTCACCGAACTGCGGCTGGACGGCGCCCCCGTGGCCGCCTACTACGGCTTCCTGCACCGCGACCGCTACTGGGCCTACCGCACCGCCTTCGACCAGTCCTTCCGGCGCCTGTCGCCGGGGCACCAGCTGGTCGCCGCCATGGTCGAGGACTTCCTCGCCGCCGGGGTGCGGGTCTTCGACCTCATGCGCGGCGACTACCCCTACAAGCTCGACTACGCCAGCAAGGTGGTGAACAACGTGCGGTTGGAGCGAGGGAGAGGGTGA
- a CDS encoding lantibiotic dehydratase, with amino-acid sequence MLTEDRDTGAGRPERDGAPATTRFDARRFNTGIPLPGTRWRIWPQAMVRSAGFPAATALGLSDPAVAEAADALDGVSLGGRPDLTAFEPAWQEYWRGADRVLAEVAGSDLFRLAVTWQNRSVLASGVDPLLRQIAEGGRRDAKRRSRDGALATYLQRYCLKNETIGFFGPIAWAGIDPGSPAAVTVRPGPGLVSGADVHLEGWAVDALAARLSQRFDLRPWLAPRRAPLLRLRADGVELPSGKLKPADPVALAVLARADGRTPAGAIAEQVARAHRLDPAQVTAVLADLVRRRWLHWDLELAGPTHTERELGELAERVTDPAVREAMRTDLRQLGQAVERVQQAWDDLARLGPALGALDETFVMLTGSDATRRHGQAYSGRTVAYLESRRDVAVELGGPFLDGLAVLAPLADSARWLSWRVRELFLPQVRAAHQRLLAKGTTEPNAMALWLECLPLLAVALPRALDTARREFHEKWRRVLPAPAGARLLHLTSAELSAGVAKEFAAPRAGWSEARLCCPDMMMIGGAGPDEPLLVLGELHLSINTMDYQATVAQHPDVRSLTTLLDQDFPEPRLLMALPKDSRPRLTPRSHPALVRERDYRLVVNANNPIPTAGTALAACDVDVREEDGELWLTTPGGDRFDVMDLFGEALKEPVSQAFGLLPGARRPRIVVDRMVVARESWTLPARKAAFATLADERERFVVARHWARRHGIPRFVFVKSPLETKPFFVDFDAPPYVEALARTIRRLGRETGTGDGELAFTVTEMLPGPEHCWLTDAEQRHYTAELRLVMVDTETETGPEAATDDWRTRT; translated from the coding sequence GTGCTGACGGAAGACCGCGACACCGGCGCAGGACGTCCTGAGCGGGACGGGGCCCCGGCGACGACACGTTTCGACGCCCGGCGTTTCAACACCGGCATCCCCCTGCCGGGGACCCGCTGGCGGATCTGGCCGCAGGCGATGGTGCGCAGCGCGGGCTTCCCCGCCGCGACCGCCCTGGGCCTGTCCGACCCGGCGGTGGCCGAGGCCGCCGACGCGCTCGACGGCGTCTCGCTGGGCGGCCGGCCGGACCTGACGGCGTTCGAGCCGGCCTGGCAGGAGTACTGGCGCGGCGCCGACCGGGTGCTCGCCGAGGTGGCCGGTTCGGACCTGTTCCGGCTCGCGGTGACCTGGCAGAACAGGTCGGTGCTGGCCTCCGGCGTCGACCCCCTGCTGCGGCAGATCGCCGAGGGCGGCCGCCGCGACGCCAAGCGGCGTTCCCGCGACGGGGCGCTGGCCACCTACCTGCAGCGCTACTGCCTGAAGAACGAGACGATCGGCTTCTTCGGCCCGATCGCCTGGGCCGGCATCGACCCCGGCTCGCCCGCCGCCGTGACCGTGCGGCCCGGGCCCGGCCTGGTGTCCGGCGCGGACGTGCACCTGGAGGGCTGGGCGGTGGACGCGCTGGCCGCGCGGTTGTCCCAACGCTTCGACCTGCGGCCCTGGTTGGCGCCGCGGCGGGCCCCGCTGCTGCGGTTGCGCGCGGACGGGGTGGAGCTGCCGTCCGGCAAGCTGAAGCCCGCCGACCCGGTGGCGCTCGCCGTGCTGGCCCGGGCCGACGGCCGGACCCCGGCGGGAGCCATCGCCGAGCAGGTGGCCCGCGCCCACCGGCTCGACCCCGCGCAGGTGACGGCGGTGCTGGCGGACCTGGTGCGGCGGCGCTGGCTGCACTGGGACCTCGAACTGGCCGGCCCGACACACACCGAGCGGGAGTTGGGCGAGCTGGCCGAGCGGGTCACCGACCCCGCCGTCCGCGAGGCGATGCGCACGGACCTGCGGCAGTTGGGGCAGGCCGTCGAGCGGGTCCAGCAGGCCTGGGACGACCTGGCCCGGCTGGGCCCGGCGCTCGGCGCGCTGGACGAGACCTTCGTCATGCTGACCGGCTCGGACGCGACCAGGCGGCACGGGCAGGCCTACAGCGGGCGGACCGTGGCCTACCTGGAGAGCCGGCGCGACGTCGCGGTGGAGCTCGGCGGCCCGTTCCTGGACGGGCTCGCCGTGCTGGCGCCGCTCGCCGACAGCGCGAGGTGGCTCTCCTGGCGGGTCAGGGAGCTGTTCCTGCCCCAGGTCCGGGCCGCCCACCAGCGCCTGCTGGCCAAGGGGACCACCGAGCCGAACGCGATGGCGCTGTGGCTGGAGTGCCTGCCGCTGCTGGCCGTCGCCCTGCCGCGCGCGCTGGACACGGCGCGCCGGGAGTTCCACGAGAAGTGGCGCCGGGTGCTGCCCGCGCCGGCCGGTGCCCGGCTGCTGCACCTCACGTCGGCGGAGCTGTCGGCCGGCGTCGCCAAGGAGTTCGCCGCGCCGCGGGCCGGCTGGAGCGAGGCCCGGCTGTGCTGCCCGGACATGATGATGATCGGCGGTGCGGGCCCGGACGAGCCGCTCCTGGTGCTGGGCGAACTGCACCTGTCCATCAACACCATGGACTACCAGGCCACCGTCGCCCAGCATCCCGACGTGCGCAGCCTGACGACGCTGCTGGACCAGGACTTCCCCGAGCCCCGGCTGCTGATGGCCCTGCCGAAGGACAGCCGGCCGCGCCTGACGCCGCGTTCGCACCCGGCGCTGGTGCGCGAACGCGACTACCGACTGGTCGTCAACGCGAACAACCCGATCCCGACGGCCGGCACGGCGCTGGCCGCCTGCGACGTGGACGTGCGCGAGGAGGACGGCGAGCTGTGGCTCACCACCCCCGGCGGCGACCGGTTCGACGTCATGGACCTGTTCGGCGAGGCGCTGAAGGAGCCGGTCTCGCAGGCCTTCGGCCTGCTCCCCGGGGCCAGGCGCCCGCGGATCGTGGTGGACCGGATGGTCGTGGCCCGGGAGAGCTGGACGCTGCCGGCCCGCAAGGCGGCGTTCGCGACGCTGGCCGACGAGCGCGAGCGGTTCGTCGTCGCGCGGCACTGGGCCCGGCGGCACGGGATCCCGCGGTTCGTGTTCGTCAAGTCCCCGCTGGAGACCAAGCCGTTCTTCGTGGACTTCGACGCGCCGCCCTACGTGGAGGCGCTGGCCCGCACGATCCGGCGGCTCGGCCGCGAGACCGGCACCGGTGACGGCGAACTGGCCTTCACCGTCACCGAGATGCTGCCGGGGCCGGAGCACTGCTGGCTCACCGATGCCGAACAGCGGCACTACACCGCGGAACTGCGGCTGGTCATGGTCGACACCGAGACCGAGACCGGCCCCGAGGCCGCTACCGATGACTGGAGGACGAGGACGTGA